The following is a genomic window from Engystomops pustulosus chromosome 11, aEngPut4.maternal, whole genome shotgun sequence.
tagtcagccagccccctgccccagtagtcagccagccccctgccccagtagtcagccagccccttgcaccagtagttagccagcccctttcaccagtagtcagccagccccttgcaccagtagttagccagccccctgtcccagtagttagccagccccctgtcccagtagtcagccagccccctgtcccagtagtcagccagccccctgccccagtagtcagccagcccactgcccaagtattcagccagccccttgaaccagtagttagccagtccccctgccccagtagttagccagccccctgccccagtagtcagccagccacttgcaccagtagtcagccagccccctgccccagtagttagccagcccactgcccaaGTTTTAATCCAGCCCTcttccccagtagtcagccagccccctgccccagtagtcagacagccccctgccccagtattagccagctcccctgccccagtagtcagccagcccactgcccaagtattcagccagccccttgaaccagtagttagccagtccccctgccccagttgtcagccagccccctgccccagtagtcagccagccccttgcaccagtagtcagccagccccctgccccagtagtttgcCAGCCCACTGCCCAAGTTTTTATCCAGCCCCCtttcccagtagtcagccagccccctgccccagtagtcagacagccccctgccccagtattagccagcccccctgccccagtaattagccagccccctgctccagtagTCAGCtacccccctgcaccagtagttagccagccccctgccccagtagtcagccagccccctgccccagtatttatccagccccctgccccagtagttagccagcccccctgccccagtagttagccagcccccctgccccagtagttagccagccccctgccccagtagtcagccagccccttgaaccaatagttagccagcccccctgccccagtagttagccagccccctgccccagtagttagccagcccactgcccaaGTTTTtatccagcccccttccccagtagtcagacagccccctgccccagtagtcagacagccccctgccccagtattagccagcccccctgccccagtaattagccagccccctgccccagtagtcagccagccccttgaactagtagttagccagcccccctgccccagtagttagccagccccctgccccagtagtcagccagcccctttccccagtagtcagccagcccccggccccagtagtcagccagcccccggcCCCAGTAGTCAGCTGGCCCCCTGCCACGggagttagccagccccctgtcccagtagtcagccagccccctaccccagtagttagccagcccactgcccaaGTTTTtatccagcccccttccccaatagtcagccagcccccctgctCCAGtaattagccagccccctgctccagtagtcagctagccccctgccccagtagtcagctagccccctgccccagtagtcagccagccccctgcaccagtagtcagccagtcccctgcaccagtagtcagccagccccttgccccagtagtcagccagccccttgccccagtagtcagccagccccctgccccagtagtcagccagccccttgcaccagtagtcagccagccgctttcaccagtagttagccagccccttgcaccagtagtcagccagccccttgcaccagtagttagccagccccttgcagcagtagttagccagccccctgtcccagtagtcagccagccccctgccccagtagtcagccagcccactgcccaagtattcagccagccccttgaaccagtagttagccagtccccctgccccagtagttagccagccccctgccccagtagtcagccagcccctgtcccagtagtcagccagcccctgtcccaatagtcagccagccccctgccccagtagtcagccagccccctgccccagtagtcagccagccccttgcaccagtagtcagccagccccctgccccagtagttagccagccccctgcccaagtttttatccagcccccttccccagtagtcagccagccccctgccccagtagtcagacagccccctgcaccagtattagccagcccccctgccccagtaattagccagccccctgctccagtagTCAGCtagccccctgcaccagtatttagccagccccctgccccagtagtcagccagccccctgccccagtatttatccagccccctgccccagtagtcagccagccccttacACCAGTAGTTAGCCATccccctgtcccagtagtcagccagccccttgcaccagtagtcagccagcccccctgccccagtagttagccagccccctgccccagtagtcagccagccccttgaaccagtagttagccagcccccctgccccagtagttagccagccccctgccctagtagtcagccagccccttgccccagtagtcagccagccccttgccccagtagtcagccagccccttgccccagtagtcagccaaccacttgccccagtagtcagccagccccttgccccagtagtcagccagccccttgccccagtagtcagccaaccacttgccccagtagttagccagccccctgcatcagtagtcagcctgccccagtagtcagccagccccctgcatcagtagtcagccagccccctgccccagtagtcagccagccccctgcatcagtagtcagccagccccctgccccagtagtcagccagccccctgccccagtagtcagccagccccctgccccagtagtcagccagccccctgccccagaagtcagccagccccctgccccagtatcagCAAGTCCCttaccccagtagtcagccagccccctgcctgcaGGGCTGAATTTAGAGTCCGGCACagggagcggtcagtaataaatgtggtgcagtcagtgataaatgtggagcagttagtaataaatatggtgcagtcagtaatgaatgtggagcagtcagtaataaatgtggagcagtaagtaataaatatggagcagtcagtgataaatgtgacccagtcagtaataaatgtgatgtagtcagtaataaatgtggagcagtcagtgataaatgtggagcagtcagtaataaatgtggagcagtcagtgataaatgtggagcagtcggtaataaatgtggagcagtcggtaataaatgtggagcagtcagtaataaatgtgatgcagtcagtaataaatgtggagcagtcggtaataaatgaggagcagtcggtaataaatgtggagcagttagtaataaatgtggagcagtcaataataaatgtgacgcagtcagtaataaatgtggagcagtcagtaataaatgtgacgcagtcagtaataaatgtgacgcagtcagtaataaatgtggtgcagtcagtaataaatgtggagcagtcagtaataaatgtggtgcagtcagtaataaatgtggagcagtcagtaataaatgtgacgcagtcagtgataaatgtggtgcagtcagtaataaatgtggtgcagtcagtaacaaatgtggagcagtcagtatgaatgtggagcagtcagtgataaatgtgacgcagtcagtaataaatgtggagcagtcagtaataaatgtggtgcagtcagtaataaatgtgacgcagtcagtgataaatgtggagcagtcagtaataaatgtggtgcagtcagtaataaatgtggtgcagtcagtaacaaatgtggtgcagtcagtatgaatgtggagcagtcagtgataaatgtgatgcagtcagtaataaatgtggtgcagtcagtatgaatgtggagcagtcagtgataaatgtgatgcaatcggtaataaatgtggagcagtcagtaataaatgtggagcagtcagtaataaatgtgatgcagtcagtgataaatgtggagcagtcagtaataaatgtgatgcagtcagtgataaatgtggagcagtcagtaataaatgtggagcagtcagtaataaatgtggtgcagtcagtataaatgtggagcagtcagtaataaatgtggagcagtcagtaataaatgtgatgcagtcagtgataaatgtggagcagtcagtaataaatgtggagcagtcagtaataaatgtggtgcagtcagtaataaatgtgatgcagtcagtaataaatgtggagcagtcagtaataaatgtgacgcagtcagtgataaatgtggtgcacgttcAGACTACGCAGTAACAGTCCCTTTAGgtgacattttttctgtcttgtcggacacagagcagccaaagcacaaaactggcgcagacactttataaacgtGGTCTCTAAGTTGTTTATTAAAATGTTCTGCAAAAACTTAAGTGTAAgtagggaggttctgcagcagatggctCATGTATTGGAAGGTTCGGCAGCGGATTGCTTGTGTATCGGGAGGGTCTGCAGCAGCGGATGgcttgtgtattgggaggttctgctgctcctgttcctgcttcttagtgactttagtaaaatgatgcaaggagtccagaGATTTAACTCCTCCCCTGCTTTCTTGCAGCTAATGGCTACTCAGAcaagcagtgtaagggttaaaccCCCGGACTAGTCGGTGATGACGACACATGCCCCATACACTGGTACTGAGCCCACACACTGGtgagtgggggctgtatataggggcacaattTAAGGCTACATTCTTACGGCtgtttgggggacatatatatggccggcgtatatacaccgtatatatacgtcccacatagacggcaatgggctccgtgcgccatacattgctatggagagggcaaccgctcaccccctcctcctctcccccgcaccgatgtgaatgtagcctcaatcTGTATATAGGGGTCTCTATATAGTTAAACATGTGGGAGAATCTGAATATAGGGttttggattttaattaaactataggACCATGTAAACTATGAGACCAGTGGCGACACGAGGAGCAATGCTTCATAAGAGGCAAGACTAAGGGAAGTTTAGTTTTCTTTAAGTATTATTATTTTCTCTCCCCTTTTAATATGATGGATTGTGAATGGATGAACCAGAGATAGTCACCCTTaaaagttgtactaaaaaaaatgtacagatttGTATTCCCGATgttaagtttaaccccttcctgccgcagctttttcgtttttttttttgccttttcatttttttcatcaaaaatctataatttttttacttttccatgtacagagctgtgcgatggGTAAAAAACAAGACAAagtctcgggtcttcggaagaccaaaCTCGCCCCCCCGataatgtcacggggagcgacggtcCTTGCCAAGAtggtgccatttttttttaagccGTAGGCAGCGATGGACAAGTTAACACCTATGATCGGTGGTAGCACCGATCCCGAGTGTTACCGatcagtgtttgctgcaatatgcagcaaagactgagTGGCTATggaaagtgtatgggggacgtatatctgccatatatacgtcctccatacatttgtgtgaatgcagcctaaaattgtgtttctacatgcaGAAGATATTGGCGTTTGTAATTTGCCCCCCTCCAGCCTATCAGCAGAatttagaagaagctgcaggagactttcactttgcagaagtacatgcaccctctgcatctgtagctgaacctgggaaaggctGATGGAATAACGCtggacatatttataacatattttgataaaagttactacttatttataaaaaaaacaaaaaaaaaaaaaacacctttttcaCATTTGTGGTCAATTATTgggaaattttataaagaaaaaaaatatgtaatcaaTAAAACTATAAGTTAAAGTGtctcatgtcatgaaaaaacaaagtaaaaattgttatgatatgtaaagcttacGTACTAGTAGATGACGGGGCGGTGATGGATGTATGAAAAGGAGTCACAGGCCGGTCCCACTGGtctaaacctgtcaccagggaccccattttcactaaagacaggttacataaGCCCactacacctgcagtgcaaataggtCTTTGTACTCCGGGACTCAGcacaggattctggcagggagccaggtaagttaaaacacacaataatattgtaatgaaaatgttaacagaaggcagaaagacatatgtgcactgcaggtgtgatgggtttTTACAGCCagtttttagtgaaaattaggtccctgctgacaggttccctttaaacgctGCTGGCAAAACCACTGGCGGCACAAATCTGGGGCTGCGTGTAGGTGCCACCATCATGGTGGGATTGTTGCTCCCCCTGATGTCATCAAGGAGCGACAGTCAGTTGTCATTACAGCTTAGAGTCTGCACGGGAGTGATTTCTGAAGATTCACAGATCTGCAGCAAAtcccccatatactgcaacacaGCTGTAAAGCAGTCTATGCTAGGAATGATCACATCCCCTTGGGTTAAAGGAGTCTGCAAATatagtaaataaaaaatgaaaaaataactgataaaaacaaacataaaaatcgtaaacatgttaagtatcgcTTAAAAGGAACACCTGCAAAGAAAATAAGCCTTTCTGCttcttataagcatttgcattgcagtataattgtgtgttataactcaccTTGCTCCCtggcaaaatcctggggtagtcacaggggttgggctttggcttggatgcatttaaaaaaacaacatgtgccttgtcagtgttactccctcctcagagcttggcccccacctttgtgctcctgtacagctccacctcctgctccttctcagaggtcacagcctggtgagctgatatcagtggggggggggggggggagaagctgtacaggagcacaaagatggaggctgcCTGAAGCTCAGACAGTcacgttgttttttgaaatgcatcaaaccaaagcccaacccctgtgactaccccaggattttgtcagggtgcaagagtaagttataacacacaattatattgtaatgcaaatgcttagagagagcagaaaggcagatgtgcactgcaggtgtgagggGCTCCTGTaaccggtctttagtgaaaatgaggtccctggtgacagaatgggacttaaagggaatctatcaaaatatttaaaCAATTATTCCAGACGCTGTcagaaattatagcaatgaaaatgtcatcacatcccacaaaaagtgacaccttacacagctacatacactgaAGAATTAAGAATCTAGACACAGATGTCTTCATATTAAGTCAAAATAAAACTTCTTTATTAAAATGTCATGCACATCTCCTCTCCCCTGATGCAGAAGACTCTGCATATTACAAATGGCTTCACGTCGATCATTTCAGATCCATAAATCTTATGTCCATGATGAGAAGGACACACTTCGGCAATGGCCGAGGCGCTGGGGACAGCACAGTCAATGTCTGCCTTTCGGTGTCCACTCCGGTGATGACAATGAAGCCAGCGACATTTTTCTCCTCCAGACCCTCGTCAGCTGGACCACCATCAATGGGCACGACACTTAAGAGGTGGTGTGCCATGTCCCGGCCTGGTGTGACTGGCACCAATTTTAGCTGGTTGTCTTCTTGGGACATTCCTAGCGGGAGACAAGAGTCAGGGATAGATGGAGCCCCAACTTTATAGACTTTGACCTCTGAGAATTTGACCTCGAAGGCGTGAGGATAAAGCGATCCGCGTGGGCCATAGAAATACTCCCGTACCCGCTGATCCCGGGATTCCCTTCGACATTCTTTAGAACGCTCCGATGCTCCGCCAGACTTTGGGAGGAGCAGCGTATGAACAAAATGGGGCAGGTCTCTTCGCAAGTCATTGTACAGACGTTCCTGGTCCAAGACTATGACCACATCCACTTCAAAGGCGGAGGCCGCATGTATCAACGCCTGATAACCAGATCCTTTCACCCAGCCGCAGGTGTTTATAAGACTCCCGCTGATCGATGCCCGCCGATTGGCTTCACATCGGAGGTTGAAGACATTAGCCAGTCGGGAAGTCAGCTGAAGGGGAAAATCACAAAGGTCAGAATTTACATACAGTAATTCCTCAACTCGGAAAATCTAACATTAAAatgcatcctgataaaccagggacacttcctcataaatccaggcaccgggactgtggtcatctttttatatttgttatccatggcctccttccttctaaaatcaacctacaatgggtacagaaagtattcagaccccttcacaATTTATTCATGAGTAtcagtcataagtattcagaccctttgcttgtGACACTTATATTTGTGCTGggaatttccttctgatcctccttgtgatggttctactccttcattggagtacaGCTGTGCTTATTTAAACTGAttgggacttgattaggaaaggcgcacacctgtctatagaagacctcacagctcatacTGCATGTTAGAGCACattagaatcatgaggtctaaggaaatgCCCAAGGAGCTACGAGACGGAAGTgttgcaaggcacagatctggacaagattacaaaagaatttttgcaGAACTCAAGGTACCTAAGACAAAACACTTTAGGGATCCCAGACATGAGGAATacgattctctgctctgatgggaTGAAGATAGAACTTTTTGCTATTAAGTTTAagtggtggagaaaaccaggcgccgctcaacacctgccaaatacaatcccagcagtgacacatagggggcagcatcaggctatggggggggggggggggcaggaccactgggtgtaatggaaggaaagatgaatgtggccaagtacaaagatatcctggatgagaacctcttacagatgctctggacctcagactgggccgaaccttccaacaagacaatgaccctgagAACACAgctaataacacagcagaggcttcagaacatctctgtgaccattcctgattgGTGCGTCCAGAACCCGGACCCAAATCCAATTAAGCATCTtgggagagactggaaaatggcgTCAAccaaatgttcaccatccaaccagaGGGAACCGGAGAGGATCTGcatggaagaggcagaggatccccaaatccaggggtgagaaagtggtagcatcttcccaagaagactcctggctgcaccagctccaaagctgcttctactcatcactgagcaaaggggccaaGTActcatcatggggggggggggggttgttggggCGAGTACTCATCACGGGCAGACCGAGTACTCATCACCCTTCAGGCTCAATTCAATaattagaaaagttgatttttattaaaaaggaggccatggacaagaaATATAAGcagatgaccacagtcccggtccctggatctatgagtaatgtccctggtttatcagcatggattttgatggtagatttcctttaagtcctctAGGGGTTGTCCCATAAAAGATCGTTATTACTGATCCATATGTCCACTACGATTTAGAACAGGGCTTTAGAACTATGACATCAGCTGGCGGCGACACTGCTGCATCATAGTTGTGCGCAGGCAGAGCACCCACACTGCCGAGAACCCCAAGACTATATACAGCAAGTGGTAAATGCTCCCGTGTCCCTGATGCTGCTCGATTCGGCGGATTATACATTCATTGTCAAGGATAGAAAGGAGAACAAAAACACTGCAAGTAACCTCTCCTGTGAAAGGGGTGGCTAAATTAAGTACACCCAATCCTTTTCACCCCAAATTatgtcagggtgcggtcacacgtggcagcatcacaacagctaagaagaggaggagatttgcccgattacattgctgtcaacattgcgtttacaagatgccttgttaacacattgttaacattgcattaacgtatgcgctttgtaaacgcaatgttgacagcaatgcaatCAGGCTCTGATGGTCTAACGGAGAGCTATACAGCGCTGTTTCCTTTCCATGGAACTTAATGGAAATCAAGCATTTTACATTCACTAATTGACACTAAACATGCGTAAGCGTCTTCTCTGCGATCCCGGTGCGTATTCGACATGCTGGGTACCTGCAAAAAGGACTTCAAATATGCCTATTAGCCTGGGGTGCTCGGTTCACGTCACACAGGCCCTCCAGGCTAATATTTATGCACTTCCTCTCCCCTGCTGGGTCTTGGTGACGTCACGCAGGAGGCGTGCATGATTACAGAGCACCTGGGTGACGTACACAGAGTttagcatcatttaaaaaaaaaaattttttttttttttttacaggtactcGCCATGACAAGTTTTATGAAGATCGCAACGGGAACGCTGAGAAGATGCTGATAGGTAACTCAGGTGCCCCCCACTTGTGATCAGCAGGGGTCACAGCAGTCCGATCCCAAATAATTAGCCGCTGACCGCCATAAAACAACATTACCGGAGAAGCTTTTCCTAGAACTCTGGTGATACTTTTCCTCTGTTGAAAAGAGCAACTCAGCAGAACGATGCTATAAACCTTTACTTACAGCAAAAACTGGTaacgcccagttgtcaatttattaaaATACTGCTAAATGCAAACTCTGATGCTCCAAAATATGCATGTATGGAAAACCAGGGTTGTACTGTCCCCCCTGGGAATCCTAAGGTGTAGACCCAGGCTGCAACAAAATAATGGACCACAGAAACCCAAAAAACTAGGAAATACAAATCCGATACAATTATATGTGGAAGCAGAAATGTCAGGACTTGACCCCCTCACCTTGTTGTACAGCTTGATGTTGGTCCCTGGAGTAGTAGATCCAAAGTGATAGACAAGTGGGGCCTGAGCGGAGAACCCTTCCTCTACATCCGCTGGTCTTTCCACACACAGGGCCCCAACCGTTCCAGGTACAGACACCGACCCCTGCCCCACATCCAGCTCCACTAGGGTCGGCCTCCGACCTCGCCGTACTGCGTAGTTCAATAATATGCGACAAAGCGTTGATTTGCCCACATCAGAAGGTCCCGCCACTAAAACCCGGGGACCTCGCTCACCTTCACGCTCAGCCTGGGCTCGCATCTGCTCTAGTCCAACGTGAGTGTTGAGATAAAGCAACATGGGGGTATCTTTAGACACGTAGGCCACGTCAGGGCTTCCCCACAGCTGGACGGTGCACCCGTGCCACGTGAAGACGGCCGCCCTGCTCCCTGGTGGGAAGGTGTATTTCTTGTTCTTTGTTAGCTCCGTGCCAAAAACCTCAGCAAGTCCAGAGATCAGCTCCACCTGCACCGGGGCCGAGCCTTCAACCTCCAGCCGCAGCTCCGTCTCCTTCTCCAGCTCAAACTTAGTGGAGGGACCACTGGAAGACGGCCAGGATCCTCCGGCTTCTGTATTTCCAGTAAGCGGGTCATCTGAAGACATCGTGCCTTACTGGAAAAGGACAAGAGATGAGAGGGGAGCATTTAGAGTTCACACATTGTAAGGGATCATACACAGGAATGTAACCAGGAGAAaggggggaccacaatatgatgggaggacggggggggggggggcaacaatatgaggggaggatGGGGGGTCCAATATGAGgggagggccacaatatgaggggggggggtacaatatgaggggaggacgggggccacaatatgagagaagacaggggggcacaatatgtgaAGGATGGAGGCAGAGATCACAATAACACCTGTATAAGCGCTCATTACACTTGTACAAGCAGATTTACTCTTCACAAC
Proteins encoded in this region:
- the CLP1 gene encoding polyribonucleotide 5'-hydroxyl-kinase Clp1 codes for the protein MSSDDPLTGNTEAGGSWPSSSGPSTKFELEKETELRLEVEGSAPVQVELISGLAEVFGTELTKNKKYTFPPGSRAAVFTWHGCTVQLWGSPDVAYVSKDTPMLLYLNTHVGLEQMRAQAEREGERGPRVLVAGPSDVGKSTLCRILLNYAVRRGRRPTLVELDVGQGSVSVPGTVGALCVERPADVEEGFSAQAPLVYHFGSTTPGTNIKLYNKLTSRLANVFNLRCEANRRASISGSLINTCGWVKGSGYQALIHAASAFEVDVVIVLDQERLYNDLRRDLPHFVHTLLLPKSGGASERSKECRRESRDQRVREYFYGPRGSLYPHAFEVKFSEVKVYKVGAPSIPDSCLPLGMSQEDNQLKLVPVTPGRDMAHHLLSVVPIDGGPADEGLEEKNVAGFIVITGVDTERQTLTVLSPAPRPLPKCVLLIMDIRFMDLK